The following proteins are encoded in a genomic region of Drosophila bipectinata strain 14024-0381.07 chromosome XL, DbipHiC1v2, whole genome shotgun sequence:
- the LOC108120480 gene encoding uncharacterized protein isoform X1: protein MSFIGNTSDLECEKNEFPRPRSTGIVTKVAAHKLSAEPKWVDKREEDSDSEVSSPDNFLTKGAFLLTPSYELSMERAALICEKMSFKGCFSLTKTATGILFKFSHPDDYQAVFKKGFHKVTGARFYRKQTFSRSIAIPCRPRKTFTLYVLDVPEDLPVEDIRHAMYKFDSVVEVVRLHIYSSLGTGGSSATVATSSSAGVDKGVEGEQLQLLQTPTQTLRRAALRSTSKSVGSVVGDAIEKAERPERRELPPAVIRITLASMDEYNILLQNGLNFYDATFFPTEANISLKGAKIDYKRRMLDGSIPGRVRELLPVFDAAGFCKLPPPTSKLIKPPRS from the exons ATGTCGTTCATTGGCAACACATCGGATCTGGAGTGCGAAAAGAATGAGTTCCCGAGGCCGCGCTCCACGGGCATTGTCACCAAAGTGGCGGCCCACAAGCTGTCCGCGGAACCGAAATGGGTTGACAAGCGGGAGGAGGACTCGGATTCGGAGGTTTCATCGCCGGATAACTTTTTAACCAAAG GCGCCTTCCTACTGACACCCTCCTATGAACTGTCCATGGAAAGGGCGGCCCTCATCTGCGAGAAGATGAGCTTCAAGGGATGCTTCAGTTTGACCAAAACCGCTACAGGAATTCTCTTTAAATTCTCACATCCAGATGACTATCAGGCGGTGTTCAAGAAGGGCTTCCACAAGGTCACCGGAGCGCGGTTCTATCGCAAG CAAACATTTTCGCGCAGT ATTGCCATTCCGTGCCGGCCCCGGAAAACGTTCACCCTGTATGTGCTGGACGTGCCCGAGGATCTGCCCGTCGAGGATATCCGACATGCCATGTACAAGTTCGACTCGGTGGTGGAGGTGGTCAGGCTGCATATCTATTCGAGTTTGGGCACCGGCGGCTCCAGTGCCACGGTGGCCACCAGCTCCTCCGCCGGCGTCGACAAGGGCGTCGAAGGTGAGCAGTTGCAGCTGCTGCAGACACCGACCCAGACCCTGCGCAGAGCTGCCCTCCGAA GCACCTCGAAGAGCGTGGGCTCTGTGGTTGGAGATGCCATCGAGAAGGCGGAGCGTCCGGAACGCCGGGAACTGCCCCCAGCCGTCATCCGGATCACTCTGGCCTCCATGGATGAGTACAACATCTTGTTGCAGAATGGACTCAACTTCTATGATGCCACCTTCTTTCCCACTGAGGCCAATATCTCGCTGAAGGGCGCCAAGATTGATTACAAGCGCcg AATGCTTGATGGATCGATTCCCGGACGGGTGAGGGAACTGCTGCCCGTTTTCGATGCGGCTGGCTTCTGCAAGCTGCCACCGCCCACCAGCAAGCTAATTAAGCCACCGAGGTCATAG
- the LOC108120480 gene encoding uncharacterized protein isoform X2: MSFIGNTSDLECEKNEFPRPRSTGIVTKVAAHKLSAEPKWVDKREEDSDSEVSSPDNFLTKGAFLLTPSYELSMERAALICEKMSFKGCFSLTKTATGILFKFSHPDDYQAVFKKGFHKVTGARFYRKIAIPCRPRKTFTLYVLDVPEDLPVEDIRHAMYKFDSVVEVVRLHIYSSLGTGGSSATVATSSSAGVDKGVEGEQLQLLQTPTQTLRRAALRSTSKSVGSVVGDAIEKAERPERRELPPAVIRITLASMDEYNILLQNGLNFYDATFFPTEANISLKGAKIDYKRRMLDGSIPGRVRELLPVFDAAGFCKLPPPTSKLIKPPRS; encoded by the exons ATGTCGTTCATTGGCAACACATCGGATCTGGAGTGCGAAAAGAATGAGTTCCCGAGGCCGCGCTCCACGGGCATTGTCACCAAAGTGGCGGCCCACAAGCTGTCCGCGGAACCGAAATGGGTTGACAAGCGGGAGGAGGACTCGGATTCGGAGGTTTCATCGCCGGATAACTTTTTAACCAAAG GCGCCTTCCTACTGACACCCTCCTATGAACTGTCCATGGAAAGGGCGGCCCTCATCTGCGAGAAGATGAGCTTCAAGGGATGCTTCAGTTTGACCAAAACCGCTACAGGAATTCTCTTTAAATTCTCACATCCAGATGACTATCAGGCGGTGTTCAAGAAGGGCTTCCACAAGGTCACCGGAGCGCGGTTCTATCGCAAG ATTGCCATTCCGTGCCGGCCCCGGAAAACGTTCACCCTGTATGTGCTGGACGTGCCCGAGGATCTGCCCGTCGAGGATATCCGACATGCCATGTACAAGTTCGACTCGGTGGTGGAGGTGGTCAGGCTGCATATCTATTCGAGTTTGGGCACCGGCGGCTCCAGTGCCACGGTGGCCACCAGCTCCTCCGCCGGCGTCGACAAGGGCGTCGAAGGTGAGCAGTTGCAGCTGCTGCAGACACCGACCCAGACCCTGCGCAGAGCTGCCCTCCGAA GCACCTCGAAGAGCGTGGGCTCTGTGGTTGGAGATGCCATCGAGAAGGCGGAGCGTCCGGAACGCCGGGAACTGCCCCCAGCCGTCATCCGGATCACTCTGGCCTCCATGGATGAGTACAACATCTTGTTGCAGAATGGACTCAACTTCTATGATGCCACCTTCTTTCCCACTGAGGCCAATATCTCGCTGAAGGGCGCCAAGATTGATTACAAGCGCcg AATGCTTGATGGATCGATTCCCGGACGGGTGAGGGAACTGCTGCCCGTTTTCGATGCGGCTGGCTTCTGCAAGCTGCCACCGCCCACCAGCAAGCTAATTAAGCCACCGAGGTCATAG
- the LOC108120480 gene encoding uncharacterized protein isoform X3, which yields MSFIGNTSDLECEKNEFPRPRSTGIVTKVAAHKLSAEPKWVDKREEDSDSEVSSPDNFLTKGAFLLTPSYELSMERAALICEKMSFKGCFSLTKTATGILFKFSHPDDYQAVFKKGFHKVTGARFYRKQTFSRSIAIPCRPRKTFTLYVLDVPEDLPVEDIRHAMYKFDSVVEVVRLHIYSSLGTGGSSATVATSSSAGVDKGVEGTSKSVGSVVGDAIEKAERPERRELPPAVIRITLASMDEYNILLQNGLNFYDATFFPTEANISLKGAKIDYKRRMLDGSIPGRVRELLPVFDAAGFCKLPPPTSKLIKPPRS from the exons ATGTCGTTCATTGGCAACACATCGGATCTGGAGTGCGAAAAGAATGAGTTCCCGAGGCCGCGCTCCACGGGCATTGTCACCAAAGTGGCGGCCCACAAGCTGTCCGCGGAACCGAAATGGGTTGACAAGCGGGAGGAGGACTCGGATTCGGAGGTTTCATCGCCGGATAACTTTTTAACCAAAG GCGCCTTCCTACTGACACCCTCCTATGAACTGTCCATGGAAAGGGCGGCCCTCATCTGCGAGAAGATGAGCTTCAAGGGATGCTTCAGTTTGACCAAAACCGCTACAGGAATTCTCTTTAAATTCTCACATCCAGATGACTATCAGGCGGTGTTCAAGAAGGGCTTCCACAAGGTCACCGGAGCGCGGTTCTATCGCAAG CAAACATTTTCGCGCAGT ATTGCCATTCCGTGCCGGCCCCGGAAAACGTTCACCCTGTATGTGCTGGACGTGCCCGAGGATCTGCCCGTCGAGGATATCCGACATGCCATGTACAAGTTCGACTCGGTGGTGGAGGTGGTCAGGCTGCATATCTATTCGAGTTTGGGCACCGGCGGCTCCAGTGCCACGGTGGCCACCAGCTCCTCCGCCGGCGTCGACAAGGGCGTCGAAG GCACCTCGAAGAGCGTGGGCTCTGTGGTTGGAGATGCCATCGAGAAGGCGGAGCGTCCGGAACGCCGGGAACTGCCCCCAGCCGTCATCCGGATCACTCTGGCCTCCATGGATGAGTACAACATCTTGTTGCAGAATGGACTCAACTTCTATGATGCCACCTTCTTTCCCACTGAGGCCAATATCTCGCTGAAGGGCGCCAAGATTGATTACAAGCGCcg AATGCTTGATGGATCGATTCCCGGACGGGTGAGGGAACTGCTGCCCGTTTTCGATGCGGCTGGCTTCTGCAAGCTGCCACCGCCCACCAGCAAGCTAATTAAGCCACCGAGGTCATAG
- the LOC108120480 gene encoding uncharacterized protein isoform X4 yields MSFIGNTSDLECEKNEFPRPRSTGIVTKVAAHKLSAEPKWVDKREEDSDSEVSSPDNFLTKGAFLLTPSYELSMERAALICEKMSFKGCFSLTKTATGILFKFSHPDDYQAVFKKGFHKVTGARFYRKIAIPCRPRKTFTLYVLDVPEDLPVEDIRHAMYKFDSVVEVVRLHIYSSLGTGGSSATVATSSSAGVDKGVEGTSKSVGSVVGDAIEKAERPERRELPPAVIRITLASMDEYNILLQNGLNFYDATFFPTEANISLKGAKIDYKRRMLDGSIPGRVRELLPVFDAAGFCKLPPPTSKLIKPPRS; encoded by the exons ATGTCGTTCATTGGCAACACATCGGATCTGGAGTGCGAAAAGAATGAGTTCCCGAGGCCGCGCTCCACGGGCATTGTCACCAAAGTGGCGGCCCACAAGCTGTCCGCGGAACCGAAATGGGTTGACAAGCGGGAGGAGGACTCGGATTCGGAGGTTTCATCGCCGGATAACTTTTTAACCAAAG GCGCCTTCCTACTGACACCCTCCTATGAACTGTCCATGGAAAGGGCGGCCCTCATCTGCGAGAAGATGAGCTTCAAGGGATGCTTCAGTTTGACCAAAACCGCTACAGGAATTCTCTTTAAATTCTCACATCCAGATGACTATCAGGCGGTGTTCAAGAAGGGCTTCCACAAGGTCACCGGAGCGCGGTTCTATCGCAAG ATTGCCATTCCGTGCCGGCCCCGGAAAACGTTCACCCTGTATGTGCTGGACGTGCCCGAGGATCTGCCCGTCGAGGATATCCGACATGCCATGTACAAGTTCGACTCGGTGGTGGAGGTGGTCAGGCTGCATATCTATTCGAGTTTGGGCACCGGCGGCTCCAGTGCCACGGTGGCCACCAGCTCCTCCGCCGGCGTCGACAAGGGCGTCGAAG GCACCTCGAAGAGCGTGGGCTCTGTGGTTGGAGATGCCATCGAGAAGGCGGAGCGTCCGGAACGCCGGGAACTGCCCCCAGCCGTCATCCGGATCACTCTGGCCTCCATGGATGAGTACAACATCTTGTTGCAGAATGGACTCAACTTCTATGATGCCACCTTCTTTCCCACTGAGGCCAATATCTCGCTGAAGGGCGCCAAGATTGATTACAAGCGCcg AATGCTTGATGGATCGATTCCCGGACGGGTGAGGGAACTGCTGCCCGTTTTCGATGCGGCTGGCTTCTGCAAGCTGCCACCGCCCACCAGCAAGCTAATTAAGCCACCGAGGTCATAG